The DNA window ctcggtcaaatcctggtgataacacaaatgtaatttgttcacccaacatgctatttatcttatgggagagacacctctagtgaactgtggaccccggtccattcttttacatcgaatacaatctactgcaatacttgttctactgttttctgcaaacaatcatcatccacactatacatctaatcctttgttacggcaagccggtgagattgacaacctcactgtttcgttggggcaaagtactttggttgtgttgtgcaggttccacattggcgccggaatccctggtgttgcgccgcactacatcccgccgccatcaaccttcgacgtgcttcttggctcatactggttcgataaccttggtttcttactgaggaaaaacttgctgctgtgcgcatcacaccttcctcttggggttcccaacggacgtgtcatctacgcgcatcacgcgtgggggagaaggggtcggtgcgaccgaccgagtccaagtgtggctcgggttagggttaaccgctgggccaccctgacaggtgggcccaggggcatttttgccatttcacaatttcctttaaaaccagaaactttgaaattaaatagaaaattgataagagctctaaaaaaattaaaaatatgaaaactgatcagtataaaattctctaccagaataaaatatcaaagggaatttttgaagacaactaagaataagtcttaatttgatgattataataatcatttaaatcacaccttatattttcaataatgaaaataagcccataaaacaccttgacaatatttcaaggttgtattttactttaaataaagtatccccaaattattcttagtattaacctctcacatgaaatgataagacatcggaaggggggaacaaaccctaaaactggaatcatgcataattgcttctttaaccattgcccttattggacaatgatgctatttttcagaaacagaggacaagggtcaatccacaccatccaactgcaaaactttgaagtgttcaggcaagttcatcgcttgctcatgtcatttgagtatttttaccaaattacttgcaaagtactatgtttatcactattgcataaaaagcaaaaccactattttcataattatgaatatgactatgtggtgggcaatggaaccatggattgtgttgatatggtggaggttacattgcaagggtttatatccatctaggattaaacaacaaatgtcgtccagtgattcttgtgccgtaatacccgtgttaaccataagatctggagtgggacagagtagtcaaaagtgtttccacctctcgtacatcaacggacgcgctttaccgtagacacttgtatctgtcaggggcaagcggtaggctgggcaagccttaagtccccacggcatcgtccgtagacacttgtcgcccgaagaacaagcggtaggctggggaagccttaagttccccacggtattacggtctatgatgggttgcagctaccggcgaaggagtttggttaacgagtcccaaactgttgtcgtggtcggggtccacccgtgagtgggaataatgggaccgacgaggacccagggtcggggtatgcaacaaagggtgggtgtgcgaggtagcggaggaacatgattggctagaccttataccgggcctcacaccataggaagtgtggacgggaaagctgcccggttagcaccaaggttaagatctcttatgggtaaagcaacacacctcgcgagtgtaatgaatcgtgacctgtcactccctgttccgaatatggaagctgcgaacgcggccggaaaggagctccatgaagttctagtaaaccggtgaaggtcgacggacatagctctttggaataaaagcaacctcttgaagaaatgtttatcaaaacctgcattggtattaggctttctggtctaatatcgtagctagtgcattaaacacctcttctctataatgaacttgttgagtacgctcgtactcatcccactcttaaatcctctgcttagattgtctgaaccgtctggaggaggaccacgacaaccctgaaggagccgagatcatcggctatgaagaaccagacctctctggaggtgttcaaggcgtagactaccttatagtctacggaaccggggaggcttccggaggagatcaagtctagaatcatcgagtagtagtagtatccgagcagtgcgaactcttaatacttagctgctcgatggAATACATGTATAACCTagttaaacttctatattgtaagttaagttgggttcgcctcgaacccaggagtatccctcttaggacccaagaggagctccgagatgatatgtatattatgcttgtaataataaatgaatgagttatggacctgctatgttctgttgtactactctgagggatgtaatatttgcggaatggtacttcgtgaatgttatatcaacgactagcatactacaacatgcagtggtatgcagggtcaccacaacgaGCGAGAGCGGCCAATCGATCGAAGGCACTTGATCTCCCGATCTAAAGTGTTTTCATTTCTTATATGGGCTTGCGACCATCTTAAGAATTCATTGAGCCTCTATCTCTAGGGGTCCCTCAACTTTTTTCTAGAATACGCATCGGTCTATGTATCATATATATTGATAAAAGAGAAGGCTAGACGTCCCATACAATGTTTATCTCAAAGGTTGAGCCAAAAACCCGCCTACACAAGAAAACTACTAAATTCTAATCACACATGGCTCACATGCCCGACGCCCTATTGCGTCTTTGTTGGCTCGCATGCAGCCAAACCAAGTCATCCTTTGATCACCTAAGTTGCATACGAAAGGTGGTCTCATAATCAAAGCGCTCCAGAGCCTAGCTCCGAAGGAACTCTCGAGTATAGCGATTCCCGGGAGCGAGGCTCATTCGCCAAAAAGGGAGTGTGAGGAAGGCCCAttcaaacatgcatgatatttttaTGGGAAAGTCGCGGCAGTATCCATCGAAGGTGGCTTAAAAAGTGGTGTGTGGCAAGGTAGACGATGGAGTTCCCAAAGCGGGATTTCACACAGTTTACCTAGGTTGTAGCCCTCCTTGGGGGAGGTAAAGCCCCACTCCTGCTTGTATTGATTATGTGATCTCTCGGGAGATCTAGGGTTTGCTTACAAAGAGTTTGCAGTCTATCGTATGGCTTGTGCTGAATGTACCGCTAGAAGGGTTTGGTATCCCTGTTGGCTTTATATACTAAAACTAAGATAGAGTTTAGAAGATATTGGCTCGGTTGGGTTCTAGGAGTTCTAGAAGGACCTTCCATAGGATTCAGTGTCTTGCACTACGTCATACAACCAATAAAATGTGTTAGATTCGGCTTTGGCCACCCGACTGTCCAGCCTTGGGCCTCTTTCTTTCTCCCTAGCATGCTTGGGCCCATCTAGTTAGCCAACTGGATTGGATTGTGTGGGCATAACTGAAGTAATCCCACCATCATATCCAGCTTGGACCGCCTAGTTGTTCATCTTGGGCCTCTGTCTTCTCACCTAGCAGGCTTGGGCTCATCTGGTAAGGTGGATAGACTAGCTTTTGTGAGCATAACCCAGGGTTATCTCGCTGGTAGTGGTGCAATGTGTATGTGGTGGGGATCGCAGGTGTTTTGTTTGTTCGATAaatagaatatattaatatcgtgaagataaaaattacacctagcctctgcaacaataaAATATCCTAAAGACATTATGGATGCACACAACCCTACtacaaaaaaaagaacaaaagcAAAAGATCCCGCTATGGTGATCAAAATGTTGTAGCTGCAACACAAACCACTGCCAAGATGGCGTCCGGAATctgcactctcaaaacaatgacttcaacaaggtcatttgcaggcacaaccaattaagaccagaccttcATTAATATCCTTCACCTCACATGTTCTAATCAACACAATAGTGCTTCGATTCAAGATAAGCTCTACATGGAAATGATAGATATCGCTGATGTGATTTCGTTCCTGCTATCACATCCTAGTTTCGTTAAATGTTACTCTTAACTTTTGTGTTCATATTCGGAGccttttttaaaataaatttcaTTAAATTCATGGCACGCGGTAGACCATTTGAAATTTCCATGGAGGTGCATCTTCATCTTGTCGTTTTACACAACGTTTGTGTGTAAGTTTTCCAATTTGATGGCCATAGACAAAGTGCTTATTAGATCTCTATTTCCTAACGTGTTCATGTGTGTTAATTAGTGTTACATATTTCATTCaaccctccccctctctctcacTACTCTCTTGATCATCTAAATGAAAAATATGCAGATTGATGACGTGAGTCTATTTCAGCAATAAATTCTAAGCTCTATTAATTGCAACtcttcaatttcaatttcaagttttagttttctaATACTAATTTTTTCAAATTGATCATGCGTGGTTGATCGTTTGAAATTTCCTTCAACCACTAGCTTCATTTTGTAGTTCCACACAACTCTCATGTCGTAAGTTTCTAATTTTAATGGTCATAGACAAAGTTGTTGCAAGTGTGTGGTGTGTCAGTGTGAGGTAAGTTCACCACTAGCTTCATTTGACGTACCTTTCTTGTGCAATGTAGTCCTACAtttaaaaattccaaaaaaacagTTTGTGCTGACCCATATGAGACACATTCACACAAAAAATGAGACTAGTTAACATAAACAACAAATTCACATAATCTTCGATGGTGGCAAAACTAGGAGGAGCATTCTTCACTTTCCCCAAATAACCACCAAATTAGCTACAAGAAGTTTTGGTCATCTTCCACATCGGCCTTGTAGTGATCTCAGTGGTCCATTTACACAAATCACATTGGAAGACCATTTACACTGGTGGGTCGGTTCGAGAATAAAATAGTAAGGACCCATGACCAACTGATTTCGGATGTGCTTTCCCTACATTGTGTGAGTTCGGCGTAGGACGCACCACAAATAACCCATAAAACATATATCCGTAACTTTTACCATATGCCCTCTAGCTATTCCACTACACACTCACCTGCCAATAACCACTTTTCTACTGCTTAAAATTGAATCAAGTTGGCGTGGTTCAAGAAATCTTTTCTTTAGCTTTGGTGTCTCTAATTTCCTCAAACCTCCTATAAGGAGGTTCAAATCCCTTTTCACACACCGTTGACGACTTAAGGGTAAGGGCACCAAAGCACACACCCTTCAAGGTCTTATGCTTCACTCCGCGCTCCAAGGTGCACAAGCCTCTTCATGGGCCGGATTTGAGGCCTGCCCTTAATTTTGACGGTATTGGGGTTGCACATGAGTTGCAACTAATTATCCTTTTCATTTTACACGTATCATGCACATGAGAAGAGTAGATTTACTCACGATTCATGTTGGTCTAGGAGTTTTCCAGTTTCATGTTGGTCTAGAAGTTGCACATGAGTTGCAACAAAAGTTTCACATGAATTTTTCCAATTTCACATGTGTATTACAGCTGGGAGTTGACAGCTTTCTCGTTTATAAAAGAGCCCTAGTTGCCCGCAATGAACAGAGAAACTGATACAAGTATACAGCATTAGCGCAAAAGTACTCAGAAAACAAATAGATagggccatataagatacaactatATGTTGGTGCGGGTTCCTTCGAAAAATATCTCGGCCGAATGGTTGGAAGTCCATCTCAACTCAAAGGCGATTAATTTACAGGTGTACAGCGATCAGATCGATCGTGCCTAGTTTGATCCAGCGAGCAGCTTGTGTTTACAAAAATCACCGCGCCACATGCATGCGTCCGAGCACGACGGTCGACGGAAGGACGCCAGATCAACGTGCAGCTACGGCATCGGCTGCCAGGCCAGAACCAAGCAGTTGACGAAGCTTGGGAGCGCCGTGTCCCATAGCCATGTGCTCGCTACTCCTTGATGGGGTGGTGGTGTCGATCATTGGCATGAAATTTTTGACAGCTCGAGCTGGTTGTTCGGTCGTTTGGTCTGGATACACCTCCTGCCTTTGATCTGGCGTGGCGTCCGTTAGTTTCACCTGCGATACAGTAAGGGTTTCAGGAAACTGAGGCATTTGATAATTCAGTAGTCACATCATCAAAACATGAAGTACCATTAGAGCAGAGTTTTCTGAACTGAGCTTCTTGGAGCTTTCTGTTAGCCTGTTTATTTCACGTCTAAGGGATGTGTTCTCTGCCGTTAGTAACTCTACTTTTTTAGCCAGTTCCTCAGTCTCAGCCTGAAAAAACAAATAAGTAAAATTGTCATATCAGGAAAGAGTGTCCTCGTTTTTTACGAGCAGAATGTATATGTTCCAGTTGAGCTTCCAGTTTCATCTATAAATGCAGATCTTTTTACTGAAGAGGAACACAATGAGCCCAATGCATCGAGACACCACGGGTCATTTGAAGGTAAGACAACTGACAACATAGTTACACCGTAACATACAAGTGCGTTAGTATACCTGCTTCCTCAGCCTTGAACGTCGTGCAGAATCCCTATTTGATTGTTTCCTGCGTTCACGCTTAGATTCTCTGCCATCCTGCCAATTCAAGAAGGATTAGATTTAGAGTTATTATGTAACTTGTAAGTGTTTCAGGCAATTTGAGGAGAATTGATCCCAGGAAACAGAAATAGCCATCTGAAGTATGCACCACTGAACAGGTAGTAGTAACATCATTTAAAGAAACACGGGAGAGGTTAACAATACCAGTTCAGTCCACGATTTACTAACGCCTCAAACAAATAAAAACTAAAAACTAGAGCAGTCATACCTGGTCTGGAGATTCAGCTGATATTGGTGTGCCAATAACACCGAAGTCACTAACAGAGCATGCATTCGGTTTGATTGATCTATCTGGAATGCGTAGATTTGGCAGAGTTGCCAGTCTTCCTGGTTCCCCTGCTATATCATTAGCTGCTGAAGACCGACAAGTTTCTATTCCTACAAAATAACGTGAAGCCTTTTTGTCATCTGCAAACTTGAATTATCGTAGGTGTAGAATTAAAAAACTATAGGTTACAAAATAACAAGAAAAttctatgagcacaaagttcatgCCGGTGCATGAGACAATTGAAATGAGCATCATTGGCAATGTAGTAGGTACAAGATGATTGTATTATTACATGGTCAGTACAGGAGTGTTTGAGTTGAATACCTGATATATGCCTGTTATCTACGCGCCTTTTCTTGGGAGTTCCACTTGCCTAAACAATGAATGAAGACAAACACCTTCACATGGTAACTATCTGCTCATTGAGATATCATCAAAACATTAATCACAGAACAATACCTTTTGGTTGTTTCCGTCACTGGATCCTCCTAGGCTGCAATCGCCACTGCATTGGCAGAATAAGATGCTAAGGCATTCAGCTTACTGAAAAACAACACATGCATGGCGGAACAGAACAGTTAAATTATCGACTGGAAAATACATGTAATGAAATCCAGTATTACCTTGTTTTATCACTATCTGTACTGCCAGTAGACATAGCAGTCCCATCAACTTCCTTCACTATCATATTTCGACTGTTCGCGTTGCTGTTTACAGATTTTGCAGGCTCGGCGCTCAATGGGTTCACCATCTTAATACAACATAAAATAAACTGTCAGAAAACTGttttaaaatgaaaaaaatgagaaAAATATCTGTGATACAGTATAAGATTTACACACAAGTGAAACAGAATTTAAAAAATCCAGGACTCAAGAATGAAGAAAAAACAAGTCTATCATGATCTGATCAAACTTAGAAGACATGCAGTATACATTTTTTTTAGAACGAAGGCTCAAGCtgagcccgactttaaattaataaagtcacCACCACATGCAGTATACATATACAACATGACTTTCATGTTGAGATATCTTTCAAG is part of the Lolium rigidum isolate FL_2022 unplaced genomic scaffold, APGP_CSIRO_Lrig_0.1 contig_58541_1, whole genome shotgun sequence genome and encodes:
- the LOC124681897 gene encoding common plant regulatory factor 1-like isoform X2 encodes the protein MGRDEAVVTQKSGKPPSPPKDQPTPYPYFDWSAVQAYYGPGFVPPTYFGPGLPPGHAPPPYMWGPQPLPPSALGKPYTAMYSHGGGFSHPFVPLMVNPLSAEPAKSVNSNANSRNMIVKEVDGTAMSTGSTDSDKTSGDCSLGGSSDGNNQKASGTPKKRRVDNRHISGIETCRSSAANDIAGEPGRLATLPNLRIPDRSIKPNACSVSDFGVIGTPISAESPDQDGRESKRERRKQSNRDSARRSRLRKQAETEELAKKVELLTAENTSLRREINRLTESSKKLSSENSALMVKLTDATPDQRQEVYPDQTTEQPARAVKNFMPMIDTTTPSRSSEHMAMGHGAPKLRQLLGSGLAADAVAAR
- the LOC124681897 gene encoding common plant regulatory factor 1-like isoform X1, which produces MQAFIKRNMGRDEAVVTQKSGKPPSPPKDQPTPYPYFDWSAVQAYYGPGFVPPTYFGPGLPPGHAPPPYMWGPQPLPPSALGKPYTAMYSHGGGFSHPFVPLMVNPLSAEPAKSVNSNANSRNMIVKEVDGTAMSTGSTDSDKTSGDCSLGGSSDGNNQKASGTPKKRRVDNRHISGIETCRSSAANDIAGEPGRLATLPNLRIPDRSIKPNACSVSDFGVIGTPISAESPDQDGRESKRERRKQSNRDSARRSRLRKQAETEELAKKVELLTAENTSLRREINRLTESSKKLSSENSALMVKLTDATPDQRQEVYPDQTTEQPARAVKNFMPMIDTTTPSRSSEHMAMGHGAPKLRQLLGSGLAADAVAAR